One genomic segment of Micromonospora sp. WMMC415 includes these proteins:
- a CDS encoding class I SAM-dependent methyltransferase: MTGDHYFTPEPATPAQPREVEFSVAGRDYTLASSGGVFSAARLDPGTAVLLRKAELPAPGTTGDLLDLGCGFGPITCVLATSAPSATVWAVDVNERARELTAANAARVGAADRVRVAPPEGVPADVTFAEIWSNPPIRIGKDELHQLLLRWLPRLAPDGAAWLVVARHLGGDSLHRWLTEQSWQVERHASQKGYRVLRVTR, from the coding sequence GTGACCGGCGACCACTACTTCACCCCCGAACCCGCGACCCCCGCCCAGCCGCGCGAGGTCGAGTTCTCCGTCGCCGGCCGCGACTACACCCTGGCCTCCTCCGGCGGGGTCTTCTCCGCCGCCCGCCTCGACCCCGGGACCGCGGTGCTGCTGCGCAAGGCGGAGCTGCCGGCTCCCGGCACCACCGGCGACCTGCTCGACCTCGGCTGCGGCTTCGGACCGATCACCTGCGTGCTCGCCACCTCGGCACCGTCGGCCACCGTCTGGGCGGTGGACGTCAACGAGCGGGCGCGCGAGCTCACAGCGGCCAACGCCGCCCGGGTCGGCGCGGCGGACCGGGTGCGCGTCGCGCCGCCGGAGGGCGTACCGGCCGACGTGACCTTCGCCGAGATCTGGTCCAACCCGCCGATCCGGATCGGCAAGGACGAGCTGCACCAGCTGCTGCTGCGCTGGCTGCCGAGGCTCGCCCCGGACGGCGCCGCCTGGCTGGTCGTCGCCCGGCACCTCGGCGGCGACTCGCTGCACCGCTGGCTCACCGAGCAGAGCTGGCAGGTCGAGCGGCACGCCAGCCAGAAGGGCTACCGGGTGCTGCGGGTCACCAGGTAA
- a CDS encoding ABC-F family ATP-binding cassette domain-containing protein — MGYVDVAAVGHTLPDGRELFADVSFRVGEGAKVALVGPNGAGKTTLLRMVAGDLPVRRGAIARTGGLGVMRQFIGMIGDESTLADLALSLAPPALRDAGRRLAETEAAMRTAEVRGKYSTAAGKAQLAYADALAAWGEAGGYDAEVLFDTVATIVLDLPWDSARDRPVRTLSGGQQKRFALELLLRGPDEVLLLDEPDNFLDVPGKRWLEARLRESGKSVLYVSHDRELLAHTADRVVAVEGGSAWVHPGGFASWHEARIARHDRLDEQRRRWDEEHQKLRELMLMYKQKAAYNSGMASRYQAAQTRLRKFEEAGPPPVPPKDQDIRMRLTGGRTGKRSVICEQLELDGLTYPFDLEIWYGDRVAVLGANGTGKSHFLRLLARGGTDPDPANGPVDGAAALAPVTHDGVARLGARVRPGHFSQTHDRPELMDRTLVDILWRGDEHRAGMDRHAAMAALSRYELPGQGDQRFGSLSGGQQARFLVLLLELSGATLLLLDEPTDNLDLASAEALEAGLAAFEGTVVAVTHDRWFTRSFDRFVLFRGDGEVAEVPEPVWDAA; from the coding sequence GTGGGATACGTGGACGTGGCGGCCGTCGGGCACACGCTGCCCGACGGCCGGGAACTCTTCGCCGACGTGTCGTTCCGGGTCGGCGAGGGCGCCAAGGTCGCGCTGGTCGGGCCGAACGGCGCGGGCAAGACGACGCTGCTGCGGATGGTCGCCGGTGACCTCCCGGTGCGGCGCGGCGCGATCGCGCGTACCGGTGGGCTCGGCGTGATGCGCCAGTTCATCGGGATGATCGGCGATGAATCCACGCTCGCGGACCTGGCCCTCTCGCTCGCCCCGCCGGCCCTGCGCGACGCCGGCCGCCGGCTCGCCGAGACCGAGGCGGCCATGCGGACGGCCGAGGTGCGCGGCAAGTACAGCACCGCCGCCGGCAAGGCGCAGCTCGCGTACGCGGACGCGCTGGCCGCCTGGGGCGAGGCCGGCGGGTACGACGCCGAGGTGCTCTTCGACACCGTCGCCACGATCGTGCTCGACCTGCCCTGGGACTCCGCGCGGGACCGTCCCGTCCGGACGCTCTCCGGCGGCCAGCAGAAGCGCTTCGCCCTGGAACTGCTGCTGCGCGGCCCCGACGAGGTGCTGCTGCTCGACGAGCCGGACAACTTCCTCGACGTGCCGGGCAAACGCTGGCTGGAGGCGCGGCTCCGCGAATCCGGCAAGTCCGTGCTGTACGTGTCGCACGACCGGGAACTGCTGGCCCACACCGCCGACCGGGTCGTCGCCGTCGAGGGCGGCAGCGCCTGGGTGCACCCCGGCGGCTTCGCGAGCTGGCACGAGGCGCGGATCGCCCGGCACGACCGTCTCGACGAGCAGCGCCGGCGGTGGGACGAGGAGCACCAGAAGCTGCGCGAGCTGATGCTCATGTACAAGCAGAAGGCCGCGTACAACTCGGGGATGGCCTCCCGCTACCAGGCCGCCCAGACCCGGTTGCGCAAGTTCGAGGAGGCCGGACCGCCGCCCGTACCACCGAAGGACCAGGACATCCGGATGCGCCTCACCGGCGGGCGGACCGGGAAGCGCTCGGTGATCTGCGAGCAGCTGGAGCTCGACGGCCTGACCTACCCCTTCGACCTGGAGATCTGGTACGGCGACCGGGTCGCCGTGCTGGGCGCCAACGGGACCGGCAAGTCGCACTTCCTGCGGCTGCTCGCCCGCGGCGGCACCGACCCCGACCCGGCGAACGGACCGGTGGACGGCGCGGCGGCCCTCGCGCCGGTCACGCACGACGGGGTGGCCCGGCTCGGCGCCCGCGTGCGGCCGGGGCACTTCTCCCAGACCCACGACCGGCCGGAACTGATGGACCGGACGCTGGTCGACATCCTGTGGCGCGGCGACGAGCACCGCGCGGGTATGGACCGGCACGCGGCGATGGCGGCGCTGTCCCGGTACGAGCTGCCCGGCCAGGGCGACCAGCGGTTCGGCAGCCTGTCGGGCGGGCAGCAGGCCCGGTTCCTGGTGCTGCTGCTGGAGCTGTCCGGGGCGACCCTGCTCCTGCTCGACGAGCCGACCGACAACCTCGACCTGGCGTCGGCCGAGGCCCTCGAAGCGGGGTTGGCCGCCTTCGAGGGCACCGTCGTGGCCGTGACGCACGACCGTTGGTTCACCCGCTCGTTCGACCGGTTCGTGCTGTTCCGGGGCGACGGTGAGGTGGCGGAGGTTCCCGAGCCGGTCTGGGACGCCGCGTGA
- the thiO gene encoding glycine oxidase ThiO, with translation MLRGGPSSTGGDNKGPFLAPEVAVVGAGPVGLAIAWRCAARGLRVVVHDPAPGSGAAYVAAGMLAPVAEAYFGEHELTALLTASAARWPAFAAELADASGADLGYRADGTLLVGLTADDLAEARRLWAYQQALGLPVAALRPSALREREPALAPRVRGGALAATDHQVDPRRLVPALRTAAERAGVTLVAGAVRSLSDVAADVTVVAAGCGAAALTGLPVRPVKGQVLRLRAPGGAAPGFRHVIRGYADGEHVYLVPRVDGEVVVGATVEERTDTTVSAGAVLRLLRAAVDLVPELSEYDLVETLAGLRPGTPDNAPILGPLPGRPDVLAATGHHRHGIVLTPITADLITDLIVTGEPGPLLAPFTPDRFGPGTPGAPGAAGGRVSGGTTTKEERWN, from the coding sequence GTGTTAAGAGGGGGCCCTTCCTCTACCGGAGGCGATAACAAGGGGCCCTTCCTTGCACCCGAGGTTGCGGTGGTGGGGGCCGGGCCGGTCGGGCTGGCGATCGCCTGGCGGTGCGCCGCGCGCGGGCTGCGGGTCGTCGTGCACGATCCGGCTCCCGGGTCGGGCGCCGCGTACGTCGCCGCCGGGATGCTCGCGCCGGTCGCCGAGGCGTACTTCGGGGAGCACGAGCTGACGGCGTTGCTCACCGCCTCGGCCGCCCGCTGGCCGGCGTTCGCCGCCGAACTGGCCGACGCCTCCGGCGCCGACCTCGGCTACCGCGCCGACGGCACCCTCCTGGTCGGGCTGACCGCCGACGACCTGGCCGAGGCCCGGCGGCTGTGGGCGTACCAGCAGGCTCTCGGCCTGCCGGTGGCCGCGCTGCGGCCCTCCGCGTTGCGGGAGCGCGAGCCGGCGCTGGCACCCCGGGTGCGCGGCGGCGCCCTCGCCGCCACCGACCACCAGGTCGACCCACGCCGCCTGGTGCCGGCCCTGCGGACCGCCGCCGAGCGGGCCGGCGTGACGCTGGTGGCCGGGGCGGTCCGCTCGCTGTCCGACGTGGCCGCCGACGTCACCGTGGTCGCGGCCGGCTGCGGCGCCGCCGCGCTGACCGGGCTGCCGGTCCGGCCGGTGAAGGGCCAGGTGCTCAGGCTCCGCGCGCCCGGCGGCGCCGCGCCGGGCTTCCGGCACGTGATCCGGGGGTACGCGGACGGCGAGCACGTCTATCTCGTCCCGCGGGTCGACGGCGAGGTGGTGGTCGGGGCGACCGTCGAGGAGCGCACCGACACGACGGTGTCCGCCGGAGCGGTGTTGCGCCTGCTCCGCGCGGCCGTCGACCTGGTGCCGGAGCTGAGCGAGTACGACCTGGTCGAGACGCTCGCCGGCCTCCGCCCCGGCACGCCGGACAACGCGCCGATCCTCGGCCCGCTGCCGGGCCGGCCGGACGTGCTCGCCGCCACCGGGCACCACCGGCACGGGATCGTGCTCACCCCGATCACCGCCGACCTGATCACCGACCTGATCGTCACCGGCGAGCCGGGCCCGCTGCTCGCCCCGTTCACGCCCGACCGCTTCGGACCCGGCACACCGGGTGCGCCGGGCGCTGCCGGTGGGCGCGTGTCCGGCGGTACGACCACGAAGGAGGAGCGGTGGAACTGA
- a CDS encoding aldo/keto reductase, protein MDLVTEMTYRRLGDSGLVVSVVGIGCNNFGRKLDLDGTRAVVEAALDAGINFFDTADIYGEPQGGSEELLGQALKGRREDVVLATKFGMDMHGANGPDHGARGSRRYIMRAVEASLRRLGTDHIDLYQMHEPDPGTPIDETLAALDDLVTAGKVRYLGNSNFAGWQIADADWTATSQGRTRFISAQNHYSLVERGVEAEVIPACERFGLGMLPFFPLANGLLTGKYKRDQAPPAGSRLAGGGRYAQRFAAADWDTIEAIEAYAAERGLTMLQVAIGGLAAQPAVTSVIAGATTPEQVRANAGAGTWQPGDEDLMALRAVLDG, encoded by the coding sequence GTGGATCTCGTGACTGAGATGACGTACCGCCGGCTGGGCGACTCCGGGCTCGTGGTGTCCGTGGTCGGGATCGGCTGCAACAACTTCGGCCGCAAGCTCGACCTCGACGGGACGCGCGCGGTGGTCGAGGCCGCGCTCGACGCGGGCATCAACTTCTTCGACACCGCCGACATCTACGGCGAGCCGCAGGGCGGCTCCGAGGAACTGCTCGGGCAGGCGCTCAAGGGACGTCGTGAGGACGTCGTCCTCGCCACCAAGTTCGGCATGGACATGCACGGCGCCAACGGGCCGGACCACGGCGCGCGGGGGTCCCGGCGTTACATCATGCGGGCCGTGGAGGCGTCGCTGCGCCGGCTCGGCACCGACCACATCGACCTGTACCAGATGCACGAGCCCGACCCGGGCACCCCGATCGACGAGACGCTCGCCGCACTGGACGACCTGGTGACCGCCGGCAAGGTCCGCTACCTGGGCAACTCCAACTTCGCCGGCTGGCAGATCGCCGACGCCGACTGGACCGCCACTTCGCAGGGGCGCACCCGGTTCATCTCCGCGCAGAACCACTACTCGCTCGTGGAGCGCGGGGTCGAGGCGGAGGTCATTCCGGCGTGCGAGCGGTTCGGGCTCGGCATGCTGCCGTTCTTCCCGCTCGCCAACGGGCTGCTCACCGGCAAGTACAAGCGGGACCAGGCGCCACCGGCCGGCAGCCGTCTCGCCGGTGGCGGCCGGTACGCGCAGCGCTTCGCCGCCGCCGACTGGGACACCATCGAGGCGATCGAGGCGTACGCCGCCGAACGCGGTCTCACGATGCTCCAGGTGGCCATCGGCGGGCTCGCCGCCCAGCCGGCGGTGACCTCGGTGATCGCCGGCGCCACCACGCCCGAGCAGGTGCGCGCCAACGCCGGGGCGGGCACCTGGCAGCCCGGCGACGAGGACCTGATGGCCCTCCGCGCCGTCCTCGACGGCTAG
- the truA gene encoding tRNA pseudouridine(38-40) synthase TruA gives MDEGIRLRLDVSYDGSGFSGWAAQPERRTVAGVLAQTLDLVLGAGTATGLTVAGRTDAGVHATGQVCHVDLPADVWRQHEGRLLRRLARLLPTDVRVRAMTEVPVDFDARFSATFRRYEYRVTDTPWGAEPLRRHDTLAWPRPLDLAALTAAAAGLVGEHDFAAYCRRKENATTLREVTRLDWRRDPDGILVATVQADAFCQAMVRSLVGAMLTVGDGRRPVEWPAGLLSRRERASEVTVAPAHGLTLVAVGYPGDPAEYARRADLTRRLRVPVES, from the coding sequence GTGGACGAGGGCATCCGGCTGCGGTTGGACGTCTCGTACGACGGCAGCGGCTTCTCCGGCTGGGCCGCCCAGCCGGAGCGGCGTACCGTCGCCGGGGTCCTCGCGCAGACCCTCGACCTGGTGCTCGGCGCCGGGACCGCGACCGGCCTGACCGTGGCCGGCCGGACCGACGCCGGGGTGCACGCCACCGGGCAGGTCTGCCACGTCGACCTGCCGGCGGACGTCTGGCGGCAGCACGAGGGGCGGCTGCTGCGCCGGCTCGCCCGGCTGCTCCCCACCGACGTGCGGGTGCGGGCCATGACCGAGGTGCCGGTCGACTTCGACGCGCGGTTCTCGGCGACCTTCCGGCGCTACGAGTACCGCGTCACCGACACACCCTGGGGCGCGGAGCCGCTGCGCCGGCACGACACCCTCGCCTGGCCGAGGCCGCTCGACCTGGCGGCGCTGACCGCCGCCGCCGCCGGGCTGGTGGGGGAGCACGACTTCGCCGCGTACTGCCGGCGGAAGGAGAACGCCACCACGCTGCGCGAGGTGACCCGGCTCGACTGGCGGCGGGATCCGGACGGCATCCTCGTCGCCACCGTCCAGGCCGACGCGTTCTGCCAGGCGATGGTGCGCAGTCTGGTCGGCGCGATGCTGACCGTCGGGGACGGCCGGCGGCCGGTCGAATGGCCGGCCGGCCTGCTCAGCCGCCGGGAGCGGGCCAGTGAGGTGACGGTCGCCCCCGCGCACGGGCTCACCCTGGTCGCCGTCGGCTACCCCGGGGACCCGGCCGAGTACGCCCGCCGCGCGGACCTCACCCGGCGGCTGCGCGTACCGGTGGAGAGCTGA
- the thiE gene encoding thiamine phosphate synthase: MPSLGRLHLITDTRPGRDPLAVVRAALPVARAELVVQVRVTDDATDREAYDLARRVVVLCARYRATCLVNDRLHVALAVGADGGHVGADDLPVGAARAVLGSAAVLGATARDPGTAGEAVAAGASYLGVGPYRPTSTKDGLPTAIGVAGVRAVAAAVSVPVVAIGGVTAEDVPALRAAGAYGVAVVGALSGAADPARATAELLKALTC; encoded by the coding sequence GTGCCGTCCCTCGGGCGACTGCATCTCATCACCGACACCCGTCCCGGGCGGGATCCGCTCGCCGTCGTCCGGGCCGCCCTGCCGGTGGCCCGCGCCGAACTGGTCGTCCAGGTCCGGGTGACCGACGACGCGACCGACCGGGAGGCGTACGACCTGGCCCGCCGCGTGGTCGTGCTGTGCGCGCGGTACCGGGCGACCTGCCTGGTGAACGACCGCCTCCACGTGGCGCTGGCGGTGGGCGCCGACGGTGGGCACGTGGGCGCCGACGACCTGCCGGTCGGCGCGGCCCGTGCGGTGCTGGGTTCGGCGGCCGTCCTCGGCGCGACCGCCCGCGACCCGGGCACCGCCGGCGAGGCGGTCGCCGCCGGGGCCAGCTACCTGGGCGTCGGGCCGTACCGGCCCACCTCGACCAAGGACGGGCTCCCGACCGCGATCGGCGTGGCCGGAGTCCGGGCGGTCGCCGCGGCGGTCAGCGTGCCGGTGGTGGCCATCGGGGGAGTGACGGCGGAGGACGTGCCCGCCCTGCGGGCGGCCGGCGCGTACGGGGTGGCGGTGGTCGGCGCGCTCTCCGGGGCCGCCGACCCCGCCCGCGCCACCGCCGAACTGCTGAAGGCCCTGACGTGTTAA
- the thiS gene encoding sulfur carrier protein ThiS, which translates to MELTVNGAGRTLPGGSTVADLVRAVTEQERGLAVAVNGEVVPRGGWSATPLRDGDRVEVLSAAQGG; encoded by the coding sequence GTGGAACTGACCGTGAACGGGGCCGGACGTACCCTGCCCGGCGGCTCGACCGTCGCGGACCTGGTCCGCGCCGTCACCGAGCAGGAGCGCGGCCTCGCCGTCGCCGTCAACGGCGAGGTGGTGCCGCGTGGCGGCTGGTCGGCGACGCCGCTGCGGGACGGCGACCGGGTCGAGGTGCTCAGCGCGGCGCAGGGCGGGTGA
- the rplQ gene encoding 50S ribosomal protein L17: MPTPTKGPRLGGSPAHERLMLANLATSLFQHGKIQTTETKARRLRPLAEQLITKAKRGDLASRRRVLAVVKDKDVVYALFDQIAPRYANRNGGYTRIVKTGPRKGDAAPMAIIELVEELQVAEPKANKKTAARKAAQQDKVEALAPAEEAPKSADNDQDAEAPVSASGDTAEAREDSDLAVEENNEQNKA, from the coding sequence ATGCCCACGCCCACCAAGGGTCCCCGCCTCGGCGGCAGCCCGGCGCACGAGCGGCTGATGCTGGCCAACCTGGCCACGTCGCTGTTCCAGCACGGCAAGATCCAGACCACCGAGACCAAGGCCCGGCGGCTGCGTCCGCTCGCGGAGCAGCTGATCACCAAGGCCAAGCGCGGTGACCTGGCCTCCCGGCGTCGGGTGCTCGCCGTCGTCAAGGACAAGGACGTGGTCTACGCCCTGTTCGACCAGATCGCGCCGCGGTACGCCAACCGCAACGGCGGCTACACCCGGATCGTGAAGACCGGTCCGCGCAAGGGTGACGCCGCCCCGATGGCGATCATCGAGCTGGTCGAGGAGCTGCAGGTCGCCGAGCCGAAGGCGAACAAGAAGACCGCCGCCCGCAAGGCCGCCCAGCAGGACAAGGTCGAGGCGCTCGCCCCGGCCGAGGAGGCCCCGAAGTCGGCCGACAACGACCAGGACGCCGAGGCGCCCGTGTCGGCGTCGGGTGACACCGCCGAGGCGCGCGAGGACAGCGACCTCGCCGTCGAGGAGAACAACGAGCAGAACAAGGCCTGA